The nucleotide sequence GTTTCCCGGCCCGCTCATTGGCGGTGGACTGTTCTGGGTCGTCCTGACGCAGGACCGTTGGTCCCGGCGGAAGCAACTGCGCCCCCGTCTCGGACGCTACTGGGCTCGGGACCAAGCTCAGGCATGGGAGGACCTGAAGGAACGGCTTCCTGTCGCAACGAAGGTCCAAGGCACCGTCATCCTGCGCGATTCCTTCGACTGTCACCTCGACATCGGTGTCACCTTCCCCGGGCGAATCAATTCCTGGAACCACCCACACGACAATCCCACCCCTCCCCCGCTCGACGCCCGCGTGGAAGCCACCGTGCTCTCGTTTGACGATGCAGCCCGGGAAGTGGTCCTCACACGCCGGGAACAAGTCCCACCGGAGTGAGCCCCATCGCCCGCTGGAAAAACGAGGGCCGCGCCCCCCTTGGAATGGGCGCGGCCCTCACGTGCGGCATCGAAGAGTTGAAGGACTACTCGCAGCTGCCCTGCCGCAGGTACGACAACAGCGAAGCGTCGTTCTCTGAAGCCGGCTCCGCACCCACCAGGCACTGCCCCTGGGCGACGACGACCTGCGCGTCATTCGCGGAGAGCAGCAGCTCGCCCGTCACCACCTGCAGGCCGCCCTTGAAGCCCGTGGCGCTGTTGGCAGGCGCCGCGCGCAGGCTCGGCCCCCCCGCGCCCCCGCTGAGACGCAGCCGATAGGTCGCATCCTCATACGCCGCGGGAATCTCCGACGCGGGGTCCGCCTTCAGCGGCGCCAGGTAGAAGCGCGTCACCAGGTCGAACTCCGGCTGCACCTTCAGCAGCGGCGCGCCGTCCGCCCCGCGCGTCAGCGTCACGTCGAAGTGCCGACCCGACTGCTCATTGAGGTCCAGCGCGAAGAGCTTGTCGTTCCCCAGGCTCAGGTGGGTCTGCGCGTCGCCAAGGCCCAGGTTCTTCACCACGAAGTCCGTCTGGTTCTCCGTCGCCTCGACGGAGTACGAGATGCCGGCCAGGGACACCGTCCAATCCTTGCCACGCAGCGCCGGCGCCAACCCCGCGTAGGGAAGGCGAACCTCCGTGGTGTTGAGGTCCAGCGAGAAGCGCGCGCGCTTCGCCTGACCGTCCGCCTCGAACGCCACGAGCGGCGTGGCCCGCGCGGAGGAGAACGCGAAGGTGCTCCCCTCCAGCGCCAGCTCCAGCCGCAACGCGTCCAGGATGGAGGCGCTGACAATCCAGTGCGACTCGCCCTCCTTCGTCACCTTGAGCTCGACCTGCCCCACCATCACCTTCGGCAGGAACCCGGCCGATTCGGCGTCGATCTGTTCCACCGCACCCTTCAAGCCGCCCAGGTCCACCACCAGCGAGACGGTCTTCGGCAGGAAGCGCAGCGCCAGCGGCTCCGCGCGCTTCGCGCCGATGAGCAACTCCAGCTCCAGGGAGTCGTCCCCCAGGTTCGTCGCGCGAACGCGCAGCTGCGCATCATCCACGAAGCGGACACAGTCCGCGTCCGCAGGCTCTCTGCCGTCCGTGCAGATCTGCTCGCCCTTCAAGCGGAAGACGGTGGCGTTGTCCTCCGTGGACTCCACGTTGGCCTCGGTGAAGACGCGCTCGCGCAGGAACCGCTCCAACTCGTCCGCCTGCGCGTCCACTTCATCCGCGTCGAACAAGGCGGACAGCGCCTCGCCTTCGTCGCCCGCCTGCCGCCCCGGAAGCGGCACGCCCTCGAAGCCCGCACCGAACAACGCCATCGCGTCATCCAGGCCATTGAGCGTCGACAGGTTGCTCACGGTCTTCATGCTGCTGCTGACACCTCGCAGCGTCTCCGCCGACCGGGAGGCGGCGATGTCGGCGACCTTCTTCGCGTCGGGAGCTTCATCGGAATCACAGCCCGTCGTGACGAATGCGACAGCCGCGACGGCCGCGAGCCAGGACCTGGAGTTCTGCATGGGGCGTTGCTCCTTGGGGTGGGTAGACAGGGCCCCCGCATCAGCAACGACCGCGCCAACCCAGACCCCCGGTGTTTTCAAGGGTTTCCGACACACCCTTGGCCTCATCGTCGGGGTTGCCGTGACATTCCTGTCATGACGGGCCTGTCGGCGCCGGTGCCAGGGTAATGCTTGCCGGTGCGGGGAATTCCCTGAGGCATCCCCTCGGATGAGCAGCAGCCTGTCCCCGCGCTCCGGCGTCTTCACGCGCACCTCCTTCAGACCCATTCCGAATTTGAGGTCCTTCACGTCCCGGAACGTCTCCTCCGTGGTGAAGCGCCGGCCGTAGGTGTCCAGCAGCTCCTGGGCCGTGGCCTCGCCGAAGCTGGTGGCCAGGCACCAGTCCACCGACGACGCCACGCAATCCGCGCACGTCGCGGATGCATACACCCGCTCACGCGCCGCGGGCTTCGTGCCCTACGTCACCGTGCGCGCGCTGGACCGGATGACGGTGAACGCCGGGTGGGACCCGCAGTCGCCCGTCCCGCCCGGGTCAACAGCTCGTCTCGACGAAGCACCGCGCCTCGAATGCCACACGAGGCGCGGTGCCCACCTTCAGCGCTGCCAGTGGAAGGCCCTGCGGAGTACGAGCGAACGGCTGAGGGGCGGAAGCAGGCAGCGTAGCCAACCTGTCTACCGAAGCGGCTCTCCCGCACCTGACCCGCCTCGGCTTGCCGTCAGCTCCCAGCGGTGGAGGGATGCCACCTTCAGAGAGGCCGTCCGCTCAGGGCGCGTATGCCTCCGCCGTGGCAAGTTGGCGGGTGCCATCTTCCCCCCACGACGAGAACCCTCGAAACTGAGCATGCTTTGGCTTTCGATGTGGTCATGTCCTGCCGCGCAGATACCGCCTTGGCGTTTCGCCGGTCATCTGGCGGAAAAAGGCGATAAAGGCGCTGTCGCTGGCGAAGCCCAAATCGAAGGCCACCCCGCTCACGTTCTCTCCCGAGGCCAGCAAATCCACCGCCCGCAGAAGCCGCCAGCTCTGCCGCCAAGCCTGGTAACTCATACCGGTCTCGCGCCGGAAGATGCGAGTGATCGTGCGAGCGCTGGCTCCCACCAGGTTCGCGAGCCCAGAGAGTTCGGGCGGCAATTCGTCAAGGTTGAGCCGCGAGAGGCGCGGATCGCTCGGCACCGGCAAGAGCATCGGCTCGCGCCGGGCCGTCCGCAGCTCATCAAGGCAGACCGCCAGCAGGTTCGCCGCAGCCCCCTTGTTCCAGTCGGTCTCGAAGGGCGCATGGCTGATCCGTTCGAACACCTCACGCAGAAGCGGTGTCATCGACAGGATCGCCGGCCCCTCGGTCGGGGGCGCGATGCGGGACGTGTCGAGATAGATCGAGCGATATTCCACCTCACCGCGGATCAACACCCGATGCGCGGTCGCCGGCGGAATCCATGCCACCCGGATCGGCGGCAGCATCGAAATCATGCCGGGTAGCGCAATGCGGATCGAGCCGGCGTAGG is from Myxococcus virescens and encodes:
- a CDS encoding helix-turn-helix domain-containing protein, with protein sequence MPWLAPSDPFDPDQQAAPVSGIASLLVRHDSGLHSHQRGQLLFAYAGSIRIALPGMISMLPPIRVAWIPPATAHRVLIRGEVEYRSIYLDTSRIAPPTEGPAILSMTPLLREVFERISHAPFETDWNKGAAANLLAVCLDELRTARREPMLLPVPSDPRLSRLNLDELPPELSGLANLVGASARTITRIFRRETGMSYQAWRQSWRLLRAVDLLASGENVSGVAFDLGFASDSAFIAFFRQMTGETPRRYLRGRT